The sequence CGCTGGAGACGACACAGATCGGGTTGGCGCCGCCGGCCAGCGCGAACTGCGTGGCGTAGGAGCCGAGGCCGCCGCTGGCGCCCCAGATCAGCACGTTGTCGCCCTGCTTCATGCCGGCGCCGTTGCGCGAGACCAGCTGGCGGTACGCGGTGGAGTTGACGAGCCCGGGAGCCGCCGCCTCCTCCCAGCTGAGGTGGTCCGGCTTCGGCATCAGCTGGTTGGACTTGACGAGTGCGAGCTCCGCCAGGCCGCCGAAGTTGGTCTCGAAGCCCCAGATGCGCTGTTCCGGGTCGAGCATCGTGTCGTTGTGGCCGTCCGAGGACTCCAGCTCGACCGAGAGGCAGTGCGCGACGACCTCGTCACCGGGCTTCCAGGCGTTGACGCCGGGGCCGGTGCGCAGGACGACGCCCGCCAGGTCGGAGCCGATGACGTGGTACGGCAGGTCGTGGCGCCTGGTCAGCTCGCTGACCCGGCCGTAGCGCTCCAGGAAGCCGAACGTCGAGACCGGCTCGAAGATCGAGGTCCAGACGGAGTTGTAGTTCACCGAGCTGGCCATGACCGCGACCAGGGCCTCGCCCGGACCGAGCTCGGGCACCGGCACGTCCTCCACGTGGAGGGACTTGCGCGGGTCCTTCTCGCGGCTGTCGACCCCGGCGAACATCTCCGCCTCGTCCTTGTGCACGGTGACCGCGCGGTACGACTCGGGGACGGGCAGCGCCGCGAAGTCCGCGGCGGTGACAGCGGCGGAGCCGCTCTTCGCTTCGGACTGCGACTGGATCGCGTCCAGGATTTCCTTCACGGGTGCCTCCGGCGGATGGGGTCTCCCCTGCTCGACGAAGCCGAGAGCTCGGGGAAGCGTTGAGGGAACGCTGAGGGGTCCCTGAGAACAGGGGGGACGGGTCTGGAGGTGTGCCGTCGGTTCGGCGGGTGAAGCTCGGCTGCTTGCTCTGTGGAGCAGAAGGGGTGCCTGGTGACGCAGGCGTCCGGGCGCGCAGGCACGTGGCTTGCGGGGACAGCCGGCGTACGTGAGATCCCAGCACGCCGGCCGCCCGGACACCTTCAAGGTATGGCACTGCGTGACAGCTGACAAGGCACTCGGTGCCAGTAATTTCCCTCAATTGTCAGCCGGGTGCCACGCATGAGCAACACGGGAGGTTGTATAGGCGGTATGCACCCGTCTGTACGGTCAGGGGCGCGCCGGGCGGTACACGTACGGGGTCGTCGTGGTCAGCGCCGTGAAACCGAGCCGCTGGAGGATCGGCCGGCTGTCCTCGGTCGCGTCGACCTGGAGATACCGGTAGCCGCGCTCCGCCGCCACACCCGCCCGGAAGGCCACCAGTGCCCGGTAGACGCCCCGCCCGCGCCACGCCGCCACCGTGCCGCCGCCCCACAGCCCCGCGAAGCCCGTGCCCGGGTACAGCTCCATGCGGGCCGAGCTCACCGGCTCGTCGCCCGCCAGGGCCAGCACCCCCACGAAATGCTCCGGGTCCTCCCGCAGCCGGGCCAGCACCTGGTGGCGCAGCCGCGACCCGTCGGAGCCGAACGCCTGCTCATGGGCGCGCGCCATCAGCTCCACATCGGCCTCGTCGCGCACCGTCCGCAGCCGGATGCCCTCCGGGAGCCGTACGTCCGTGGCCAGGTCCGCGACCGGCGCCACGAGCAGGGTCTCCGGCTCCTCGGCCTCGAAGCCGGCCGCCGACAGCCGCGCCCCGAGGTCCGCGGGCCGGTCGTGCCCGTACAGCTTCCACTCGAACTCCTCGCAGCCCAGCCGCTCGCAGTGCGCCACCTGGGCGGCGACCGCCGCGTCCGCCCGGGAGGCGTCCAGGTCCGGCGACGACCAGACCACCCCGTTCCAGTCGTGGACGGTGGCGCCCACCTGCCGTACGACGTCACCGACGCGTTCGACGCGGGCGCCCGGTCCATCGGGGCGGGCACGCTCGCGCATCTCCCGGTCGAAGACGGTGAGGAGCCGGGCGGGATCGGATGTCACATGATCGTTCATCCGCACACCTCAACACCGGGGCCCCGCCCCGGCAACCGGGTTTCCCCGGCCCGGCTCAGCGCTCCTTGAGGGCCTGCTGGATCGTACGCATCACTTCGTCCAGGGGCGCGTCCGTCCGGGCCACCGCGACCAGCACCTCGCCCTGGGCCTGCACCGAGGCGGCCGGCGGCTTCGCGGGCTCGGCCCCGGCGGTGCGGCCGGCACCGATCCCCGTCCCGAACGTGTCCCGGACGATGGCGAAGGCCTGGTCGAGCTGCGCCTCCACATCGCCCTGCCCGTCCGCCCGCAGCCAACGGCGCAGCACATGGTTGTGCGCGGTGACGACGGCGGACGCGGCGACCTCCGCCAGCAACGGGTCGTCGTTGCCCGGATGGTGGTCGCGCTCGTCGAAGTGGCCCAGCAGATAGCGTGTGAACAGCCGCTCGTAGCGGGCCACCGAGGCGATCTCCGCCTGCCGCAGGGTCGGCACCTCGCGGGTCAGCTTGTAACGGGCCACGGAGACCGCGGGCTTGGCCGCGTACATCCGCATGACTTCCTTGATGCCCCGGCACACCGTGTCGAGCGGATGCTCGTGCGCGGGGGCGGCGTTGAGGACGGCCTCGGCCCGCACGAGGGTGTCGTCGTGGTCCGGGAAGATCGCCTCTTCCTTCGAGCGGAAGTGCCGGAAGAAGGTCCGCCGGGCCACACCCGCCGCGCCCGCGATCTCGTCGACCGTGGTGGCTTCGTACCCCTTCGTGGCGAAGAGTTCCATCGCCGCGGCGGCCAGCTCACGGCGCATTCTGAGCCGCTGGGCAGCGGCTCGGGTGCTTGCGGCGCTTTCCGGGACGTCGGGCGCGGCGGACACACGGGAGGACCTGGCGGGCTGGGACATGCTGTGAACGTACTGCATCGGTGCGGGAGAGCGCGCCTGCGGGGGCGGGCCGCCCGGAGGGCCGAGCAACCCGCCCCAGCCGGCCCCCCGGTCAGCGCCGGGCATATTCGCGGAAGCCGCGCCCCGTCTTGCGGCCGAGGCAGCCCGCGGCCACCAGATGCTCCAGGAGCGGGGCGGGCGCCAGGCCCGGATCGCGGAACTCGCCGTGCAGCACCTTCTCGATCGCCAGCGAGACATCGAGCCCCACCACGTCCAGCAGCTCGAACGGGCCCATCGGGTAGCCGCCGCCCAGCTTCATCGCGGCGTCGATGTCGTCGAGGGACGCGTAGTGCTCCTCGACCATCTTGATCGCGTTGTTGAGGTACGGGAACAGCAGCGCGTTCACGATGAAACCGGCCCGGTCCCCGCAGTCCACCGGGTGCTTGCGCACCTTCAGGCACACCTCGTGGACCGTCGCGTGCACGTCGTCGGCGGTGAGCACCGTACGCACGACCTCGACCAGCTTCATCGCGGGCGCCGGGTTGAAGAAGTGCATCCCGATGACGTCCTCGGGCCGCCCGGTGGCCCTGGCGACCGCCACGACCGGCAGCGAGGAGGTGGTGGTGGCGAGCACGGCGCCGGGCCTGCACACCTTGTCGAGTGTGGCGAACAACTGCTGCTTGACCGCCAGGTCCTCGGCGACCGCCTCCACGGCGAGGTCCACTTCGGCGAACGCGTCCAGCGAGCCCGCGGCCGAGATCCTGGCCAGCGTCTCGTCCCGCGCCTCCGGGGTCAGCCGCCCCTTGGCGACCGACCGGTCCAGCGACTTGGCGACGCGGCCCTTGGCGAGGTCCGCCTTCTCCTGGCCGCGGGCGGCGAGCACCACGTCGTAACCGGCCTTCGCGAAGACCTCCGCGATGCCCGACGCCATCGTCCCGGAGCCCGCGACACCCACCGACCGCACGGTGCGCCCGGCGGACTCCCCGCCGCGCGGGGCGGGCGTCAGCGCGTCCGGCACCACGCTCTGGCTGCCCGGCCCGGCGTACGTGTAGAAGCCGCGCCCCGCCTTGCGGCCGGTCAGCCCGGCCGCGCCGAGCTGGCCGAGGATCGGCGCCGGGGCGTGCAGCCGGTCGTGCGAGGCGGAGTACATCGCCTCCAGGACCGTACGGGCCGTGTCGATGCCGATCAGGTCCAGCAGGGCCAGCGGGCCCATCGGCAGACCGCAGCCCAGCTTCATCGCCGCGTCGATGTCCTCGCGCGAGGCGTAGTTCGCCTCGTACATCGCGGCGGCCTGGTTGAGATAGCCGAAGAGCAGGCCGTCGGCGACGAACCCGGGGCGGTCGCCGACGGAGACCGGCTCCTTGCCCAGCAGACGGGCCAGCTCCGTGACGGCCGCGACGGCCGGCGGGGCGGTCAGCACCGAGGAGACCACCTCGACCAGCTTCATCGCGGGCGCCGGATTGAAGAAGTGCAGGCCGAGCACCCGCTCGGGGTGCTGCGACTCGGCCGCCAGCCGGGTCACCGACAGGGCGTTGGTGCCGGTCGCGAGGATGGCGGTGGGGGAGACGACCGCGTCGAGCTCCCGGAAGACCTGCTGCTTGATCTCGTACGACTCCGGCACGACCTCGATGACCAGCTCCGCGTCGGCGGCGGCCTGGAGGTCGGAGAAGGTACGGAAGCGGGCGAGCGCGTCGCGCCGCTCCTCCTCGGTGATCCGCCCGCGCTCCACGGCGCGGGCGGTGGACGCCTCCAGGGAGGCGACGGCCTGGCCGGCGGCCGCGTCATCGACGTCGATGCCAATGACCTCGCGGCCGGACCGGGTCAGGACCTCGGCGATGCCGGTGCCCATCGTGCCGAGGCCGACGACGGCAATGGTGGAGAGAGGGATGTCCATCAGGGGACTCCAGGGATGAGTGACGACTGAGGGAACGCACGGCGCGCGGCCGATGAGAGGGGCGGATGGGCCCGGCCGGCGCATGGTGCGCGGGAGTTGCCTGTCGTGGTGCTCGGCCGCCGGGCGTGAGGCACGCCGGGACCGTGAAAGGGGCGACGGACTCTG comes from Streptomyces sp. Mut1 and encodes:
- a CDS encoding TetR family transcriptional regulator, producing MSQPARSSRVSAAPDVPESAASTRAAAQRLRMRRELAAAAMELFATKGYEATTVDEIAGAAGVARRTFFRHFRSKEEAIFPDHDDTLVRAEAVLNAAPAHEHPLDTVCRGIKEVMRMYAAKPAVSVARYKLTREVPTLRQAEIASVARYERLFTRYLLGHFDERDHHPGNDDPLLAEVAASAVVTAHNHVLRRWLRADGQGDVEAQLDQAFAIVRDTFGTGIGAGRTAGAEPAKPPAASVQAQGEVLVAVARTDAPLDEVMRTIQQALKER
- a CDS encoding GNAT family N-acetyltransferase, with translation MNDHVTSDPARLLTVFDREMRERARPDGPGARVERVGDVVRQVGATVHDWNGVVWSSPDLDASRADAAVAAQVAHCERLGCEEFEWKLYGHDRPADLGARLSAAGFEAEEPETLLVAPVADLATDVRLPEGIRLRTVRDEADVELMARAHEQAFGSDGSRLRHQVLARLREDPEHFVGVLALAGDEPVSSARMELYPGTGFAGLWGGGTVAAWRGRGVYRALVAFRAGVAAERGYRYLQVDATEDSRPILQRLGFTALTTTTPYVYRPARP
- the ccrA gene encoding crotonyl-CoA carboxylase/reductase, which codes for MKEILDAIQSQSEAKSGSAAVTAADFAALPVPESYRAVTVHKDEAEMFAGVDSREKDPRKSLHVEDVPVPELGPGEALVAVMASSVNYNSVWTSIFEPVSTFGFLERYGRVSELTRRHDLPYHVIGSDLAGVVLRTGPGVNAWKPGDEVVAHCLSVELESSDGHNDTMLDPEQRIWGFETNFGGLAELALVKSNQLMPKPDHLSWEEAAAPGLVNSTAYRQLVSRNGAGMKQGDNVLIWGASGGLGSYATQFALAGGANPICVVSSDQKAEICRKMGAEAIIDRNAEGYRFWKDEQNQDPREWKRFGKRIRELTGGEDVDIVFEHPGRETFGASVYVTRKGGTIVTCASTSGYTHEYDNRYLWMSLKRIIGSHFANYREAWEANRLVAKGKIHPTLSKVYSLDDTGQAAYDVHRNLHQGKVGVLALAPREGMGVRDHEMRENHLDAINRFRNV
- a CDS encoding 3-hydroxyacyl-CoA dehydrogenase family protein, yielding MDIPLSTIAVVGLGTMGTGIAEVLTRSGREVIGIDVDDAAAGQAVASLEASTARAVERGRITEEERRDALARFRTFSDLQAAADAELVIEVVPESYEIKQQVFRELDAVVSPTAILATGTNALSVTRLAAESQHPERVLGLHFFNPAPAMKLVEVVSSVLTAPPAVAAVTELARLLGKEPVSVGDRPGFVADGLLFGYLNQAAAMYEANYASREDIDAAMKLGCGLPMGPLALLDLIGIDTARTVLEAMYSASHDRLHAPAPILGQLGAAGLTGRKAGRGFYTYAGPGSQSVVPDALTPAPRGGESAGRTVRSVGVAGSGTMASGIAEVFAKAGYDVVLAARGQEKADLAKGRVAKSLDRSVAKGRLTPEARDETLARISAAGSLDAFAEVDLAVEAVAEDLAVKQQLFATLDKVCRPGAVLATTTSSLPVVAVARATGRPEDVIGMHFFNPAPAMKLVEVVRTVLTADDVHATVHEVCLKVRKHPVDCGDRAGFIVNALLFPYLNNAIKMVEEHYASLDDIDAAMKLGGGYPMGPFELLDVVGLDVSLAIEKVLHGEFRDPGLAPAPLLEHLVAAGCLGRKTGRGFREYARR